The Candidatus Deferrimicrobiaceae bacterium sequence CAATAACGCGATCTTCCAATTCGCTCATCCGTGGCTTTGGATTTTTTGCTGGAGACCATCTAAATCAACGCCCCGTCTTCCGGGCGGTTCCATAAAGATATGCCAGGCTTTCCCTGACCAATTTGTCGGGATCGAGATTTTCAGGATGCAATTTGCAAACGTGAGAGACCGCACTGTGGGCTTCGTTTCTTTGATAGCCAAGCGAAACGAGGGCTTCTATCGCATCGTTCAGTCCAGCCGCTGAGACGGCGGACCGGTCCGATTCGTTGCCGGGTTCAAGGTTATCCAGTTTTTTAAGGCGATCGGGAAGTTCGGCGACCAGACGTTGAGCAAGCTTTTTCCCGATGCCGGAAACCGAGGCAAACAGCTTGGGATCCCCTCTCAAGGCGCCATCAATGACGCCTTTCTTCCCAAGAGACGAAAGGACGGCAAGGCCCGATTTCGGGCCGACGCCGGCTACTCCGGTCAAAGCGTAGAAAAGCGCCCTCTCGTCTTCCGTCAAGAAACCGAAGAGATCGGCGCCCCCATCGCGCATCTGCAGGTGGGTCAGTATTGTGACGTCGGATTGCCCGGGGGGAAGCGAATCAATCGTCGTCGTCGTTACGGAAACCTTGAACCCGATGCCCGCACACTCGACTACGACGAAATCTCTGCCCCGTTCGAAAAGCGTTCCGCTGAGGTGATTGATCATTGTTTGGCCATGATATCACGAAGTCGCTTGGCCGATTGGACCCGCGTGAGCGTTAAGCCAGCTGATTATTGAATGGTGTGGTGGTTGCCCCGCAATAGGCCATCGCCAGCGCGTCGGAAGCATCAGCGGGGATCTTTTCCCGAATGCCGAGCAACATGCCGATCATACCGGCTACCTGTTCTTTTGAGGCAGCGCCATACCCGGTTGCGGCAGACTTGATCTCTTTCGCGCTGAATTCCGATACGAGAACATTATGCATCCGGCAGGTCACGATCGCGGCCCCCCTCGCCTGCCCGAGCTTGAGAGCCGATGAGGGGTTCTTGGCCAGAAATACCTTTTCGATAACAGCCTTTTCTGGTTGATATTTCAACAATAGCTTTGAAAGCGCTTCATGAATCTCAAAAAGCCGATCGGGAAAGGAGGAAGTAGTGTCGGTCTTGATGACTCCCCACGCGATCGAGGATATCGCCGCACCCCGCCCCGTCCTCACGATCCCATAACCGGTTATCCTGGACCCGGGGTCTATCCCGATAATGATACGCCCTTGACCGGTCAACCGTTGAAGGACTCGAGCACTTCGTCGGGGATATCGAAGTTGGCCCAGACATTCTGCACGTCATCGGATTCGTCAAGCGCCGCCATCATCTTAAGCATCGATTCCGCAGGCCTTCCTTCAAGGTGGACGGTAGTTTGCGGAACCATGGCGATTTCTGAAGTTCCCAACGGGATCCCTTTGTCTTCCAAACTCTTCTTGACGTCCTCGAACACCTCCGGCTCACACCG is a genomic window containing:
- the ruvC gene encoding crossover junction endodeoxyribonuclease RuvC gives rise to the protein MTGQGRIIIGIDPGSRITGYGIVRTGRGAAISSIAWGVIKTDTTSSFPDRLFEIHEALSKLLLKYQPEKAVIEKVFLAKNPSSALKLGQARGAAIVTCRMHNVLVSEFSAKEIKSAATGYGAASKEQVAGMIGMLLGIREKIPADASDALAMAYCGATTTPFNNQLA
- the ruvA gene encoding Holliday junction branch migration protein RuvA, with protein sequence MINHLSGTLFERGRDFVVVECAGIGFKVSVTTTTIDSLPPGQSDVTILTHLQMRDGGADLFGFLTEDERALFYALTGVAGVGPKSGLAVLSSLGKKGVIDGALRGDPKLFASVSGIGKKLAQRLVAELPDRLKKLDNLEPGNESDRSAVSAAGLNDAIEALVSLGYQRNEAHSAVSHVCKLHPENLDPDKLVRESLAYLYGTARKTGR